The Dokdonella koreensis DS-123 genome has a segment encoding these proteins:
- a CDS encoding DUF4394 domain-containing protein, whose amino-acid sequence MNAPQLLPAVSTLVLALAGAAASAQPLPYGSFNPAGRVLDFGEGRSVAQDDGRGSCTSGLCLTVTLALADPGNPALCGTATTLDVTVGDEVNICYTLTNHTATTFNYHTLVDGDVGTLLSNHVQAVAPHASFQYNRVIVASTSQNATSGDFTSTWTATDVRPGYAASTAAPPPFIDISTSGTALSIGDDNATAITAPFPLRFYGAESTSLCIGNNGGLVFGGGACSTFPYGNRALPATNLTGASLLPYWDDLMATGTVYHGAVGSAPNRQFVVAWHDKANYGDTGASAGQHGATFEVVFNESSDTLLFAYRTASFGGPAASYDNGASATVGLQKDASMANQFSYNTANLTDGMTISWTPILPASATATADAVLDIGAPRVSLTPSPGTGFNPVVSAGALISQPLTIANLGDRDLHWSWQAPSTRAHFPVSPRRAIEDFARSAAGRALASPDRRGQLAAHPRGVDSVPAYGLRNGTAATIAFVSFDVLDATDLSVLNVGHPTTFAADFINDDFSKQYGITAFAGLPNLYTTDTQTGEAELIAPVSIPATGVANNPYGAAWDPVTHTMYVTAPTFGTLSTAIYTVNLTNGDATLIGTIQQRMINDIAIDASGLMYGIDVQNDVLVAIDKTTAEAQTIGPTGLSLWFSQGLDFDDRTGTLYLAAYDQTVGNVYTIDTTTGQATLVGPSFGEVGGFSIATSGTVCASETGTPWIRFADGGGTVAAAASANTDIGFDAATLAPGSYQANLCFYSNDPDQPRLVVPVSLTVNSGDLLFRDGFDGTP is encoded by the coding sequence ATGAACGCACCACAGCTCCTGCCGGCGGTGTCCACGCTGGTCCTGGCCTTGGCCGGCGCCGCGGCGTCCGCCCAGCCGCTGCCCTACGGCAGTTTCAACCCGGCCGGCCGGGTCCTGGACTTCGGCGAAGGCCGCAGCGTCGCGCAGGACGACGGACGCGGCAGCTGCACCAGCGGCCTGTGCCTGACGGTGACGCTGGCCCTGGCCGACCCCGGCAATCCCGCGCTGTGCGGCACGGCCACGACGCTGGACGTGACGGTGGGGGACGAGGTCAACATCTGCTACACGCTGACCAACCATACGGCCACCACCTTCAACTACCACACCCTGGTCGACGGCGACGTCGGCACCTTGCTGTCCAACCACGTACAGGCGGTCGCCCCTCACGCGAGCTTTCAATACAACCGCGTGATCGTCGCCAGCACCAGCCAGAACGCGACCAGCGGCGACTTCACCTCGACCTGGACCGCCACCGACGTGCGGCCCGGCTACGCGGCCAGCACCGCCGCGCCGCCACCGTTCATCGACATCAGCACCAGCGGCACCGCGCTCAGCATCGGCGACGACAATGCGACGGCGATCACCGCGCCGTTCCCGTTGCGCTTCTACGGCGCGGAGTCGACCAGCCTGTGCATCGGCAACAACGGCGGCCTGGTCTTCGGCGGCGGCGCCTGCTCGACCTTTCCGTACGGCAATCGCGCGCTGCCGGCGACCAATCTGACCGGCGCGTCGCTGCTGCCGTACTGGGACGACCTGATGGCAACCGGCACGGTCTACCACGGTGCGGTCGGCAGTGCGCCGAACCGGCAGTTCGTCGTCGCCTGGCACGACAAGGCCAACTATGGCGATACCGGCGCCAGTGCCGGCCAGCACGGCGCGACGTTCGAGGTGGTCTTCAACGAGTCCAGCGACACGCTGCTGTTCGCGTATCGCACGGCGAGCTTCGGCGGTCCGGCGGCCAGCTACGACAACGGCGCTTCGGCCACGGTGGGCCTGCAGAAAGACGCCAGCATGGCCAATCAGTTCTCGTACAACACGGCCAATCTCACCGACGGCATGACGATCAGCTGGACCCCGATCCTGCCGGCCAGTGCGACGGCCACGGCCGACGCCGTACTGGACATTGGTGCGCCGCGGGTCAGCCTCACGCCCTCGCCGGGCACCGGTTTCAACCCGGTGGTGTCGGCCGGTGCTCTGATCAGCCAGCCGTTGACGATCGCCAACCTCGGCGACCGCGACCTGCACTGGAGCTGGCAGGCACCGTCGACACGCGCGCACTTTCCGGTTTCGCCGCGTCGCGCGATCGAGGACTTCGCACGCTCGGCTGCCGGCCGGGCGCTGGCTTCGCCGGACCGCCGCGGCCAGCTGGCGGCCCATCCGCGCGGTGTCGACTCGGTGCCGGCCTATGGTCTGCGCAACGGCACTGCCGCCACGATCGCCTTCGTCAGTTTCGACGTGCTCGACGCGACCGACCTTAGCGTGCTCAACGTGGGGCATCCGACGACGTTCGCGGCCGACTTCATCAACGATGATTTCAGCAAGCAGTACGGCATCACCGCATTCGCGGGCCTGCCCAATCTCTACACGACCGACACGCAGACCGGTGAGGCCGAGCTGATCGCACCGGTGTCGATTCCGGCCACCGGCGTCGCCAACAATCCCTACGGTGCCGCTTGGGATCCGGTGACCCACACGATGTACGTGACCGCGCCGACGTTCGGCACGCTGTCCACGGCGATCTACACGGTGAACCTCACCAACGGCGACGCCACGCTGATCGGCACGATCCAGCAGCGCATGATCAACGACATCGCGATCGACGCCAGCGGTCTGATGTACGGCATCGACGTGCAGAACGACGTGCTCGTCGCGATCGACAAGACAACTGCCGAGGCGCAGACGATCGGCCCGACCGGTCTCTCGCTGTGGTTCTCGCAAGGCCTGGACTTCGACGATCGTACCGGCACGCTCTATCTGGCCGCCTACGACCAGACCGTCGGCAACGTCTACACGATCGACACGACGACCGGCCAGGCCACCCTGGTCGGGCCGAGCTTCGGCGAGGTCGGCGGTTTCTCGATCGCCACCTCGGGCACGGTCTGCGCGAGCGAGACCGGCACGCCGTGGATCCGCTTCGCCGACGGCGGCGGTACGGTCGCAGCGGCCGCCAGCGCGAACACGGACATCGGCTTCGATGCCGCGACGCTGGCGCCCGGCAGCTACCAGGCGAACCTGTGCTTCTACAGCAACGATCCGGATCAGCCACGCCTGGTGGTGCCGGTCAGCCTGACCGTGAACAGCGGCGACCTGCTGTTCCGCGATGGTTTCGACGGCACGCCCTGA
- a CDS encoding TonB-dependent receptor family protein, whose protein sequence is MIPSRRLLPLVPLAAAAALACAPAGAEDVPVLDRVDVHASAAPATVETPEAARARLAARAGGTGLVDGERYRQARVSTLTDALGLATGVFVQTRFGAEEARLSIRGSGLQRTFHGRGIELLQDGSPLNLADGAFDFQAVEPLAARYIEVYRGANALEYGAATLGGAINFVSPTGYDAPAALLRLEGGRYGYRRGQVALAGHTGAADAYLSVSAFGQDGFREHAKQETYRLFGNAGYRFGDTLDGRLYITHVDTRSELPGNLTLAQALADPRAANPGNVSGDQRRDFRLTRLGGRLAWTPSDVDTVLLSGFYADKGLHHPIFQVLDQDSQDAGADLRWRREGVLAGRRSVWVAGLALAQGDIDDDRFVNVGGHAGARTNRLDQRARNTKLYAENQTWFDARWALSIGAQGLKSERRSRDRFISGGADESFDIDFSGVSPKLGLLFQPAAQTQAYVNLSGSREPPSFGEITGGPAATLVDAQRATTLELGYRTRGEALSLDVSVYDARVRNELLALTDGNGNPLGTINADRTRHRGVELGLDWPLAASLTGSVSYLFNDFRFDGDPVFGDNRLAGVPRQLLRTELRWQVGEHLYLTPNAEWVVQDTFIDHANTFRAPGYHLLGLRIGGDVAARWRWFVDARNLQDRRWIASTNVVADAGGRDAANFLPGEGRSVYVGFEWRRP, encoded by the coding sequence ATGATCCCGTCCCGCCGTCTGCTGCCGCTCGTCCCGCTGGCCGCCGCTGCGGCGCTGGCCTGTGCACCGGCGGGTGCCGAGGACGTTCCCGTGCTCGACCGCGTGGACGTGCATGCGTCCGCGGCACCGGCCACCGTCGAGACACCCGAGGCCGCACGGGCGCGGCTGGCCGCGCGTGCCGGCGGCACCGGCCTGGTCGATGGCGAGCGTTATCGCCAGGCGCGGGTCAGCACGCTGACCGACGCGCTCGGGCTGGCGACCGGTGTGTTCGTGCAGACGCGCTTCGGCGCCGAGGAGGCGCGGCTGTCGATCCGCGGCTCGGGCCTGCAGCGCACCTTCCACGGCCGCGGCATCGAGCTGCTGCAGGACGGCAGCCCGCTCAACCTGGCCGACGGCGCGTTCGACTTCCAGGCGGTCGAACCGCTGGCCGCGCGCTACATCGAGGTCTACCGTGGCGCCAACGCACTGGAGTACGGCGCGGCCACGCTGGGCGGCGCGATCAACTTCGTCTCGCCGACCGGCTACGACGCGCCGGCCGCGCTGCTGCGACTGGAGGGCGGCCGCTACGGCTACCGGCGCGGCCAGGTGGCGCTGGCCGGCCACACCGGCGCGGCCGACGCCTACCTCAGCGTCTCGGCTTTCGGGCAGGACGGCTTTCGCGAGCACGCCAAGCAGGAAACCTACCGGCTGTTCGGCAACGCCGGCTATCGTTTCGGCGACACGCTCGACGGCCGCCTGTACATCACGCACGTGGACACGCGTTCGGAGCTGCCCGGCAACCTGACGCTGGCGCAGGCGCTGGCCGATCCGCGCGCCGCCAATCCCGGCAACGTGAGCGGCGACCAGCGGCGCGATTTCCGGCTGACGCGCCTGGGCGGACGGCTGGCCTGGACGCCGTCCGACGTCGATACGGTGCTGCTGTCGGGTTTCTATGCCGACAAGGGCCTGCATCATCCGATCTTCCAGGTGCTCGACCAGGACAGCCAGGATGCCGGCGCGGACCTGCGCTGGCGGCGCGAGGGCGTGCTCGCCGGCCGCCGCAGCGTCTGGGTCGCCGGCCTCGCGCTGGCCCAGGGCGACATCGACGACGACCGGTTCGTCAACGTCGGCGGCCACGCCGGCGCACGCACCAACCGGCTCGACCAGCGTGCGCGCAACACCAAGCTCTACGCCGAGAACCAGACCTGGTTCGACGCCCGCTGGGCGCTGTCGATCGGTGCGCAGGGACTGAAGTCCGAGCGCCGCTCGCGCGACCGCTTCATCAGCGGCGGCGCCGACGAGAGCTTCGACATCGACTTCTCCGGCGTCAGTCCCAAGCTCGGCCTGCTGTTCCAGCCGGCCGCGCAGACGCAGGCCTACGTCAACCTCAGCGGCAGCCGCGAGCCGCCGAGCTTCGGCGAGATCACCGGTGGCCCGGCCGCGACCCTGGTCGACGCCCAGCGCGCCACCACGCTGGAGCTCGGCTACCGCACGCGCGGCGAGGCGCTGTCGCTGGACGTGTCGGTCTACGACGCACGCGTCAGGAACGAGCTGCTGGCGCTGACCGACGGCAACGGCAACCCGCTCGGCACGATCAACGCCGACCGCACGCGCCATCGCGGCGTGGAGCTGGGCCTGGACTGGCCACTGGCTGCGTCGCTGACCGGGTCGGTCAGCTACCTGTTCAACGATTTCCGCTTCGATGGCGATCCGGTCTTCGGCGACAACCGCCTGGCCGGCGTGCCGCGCCAGCTGCTGCGCACCGAGCTGCGCTGGCAGGTGGGCGAGCACCTGTACCTGACGCCCAACGCCGAATGGGTGGTGCAGGACACCTTCATCGATCACGCCAACACGTTCCGCGCGCCCGGCTACCACCTGCTGGGGCTGCGCATCGGCGGCGACGTCGCGGCGCGCTGGCGCTGGTTCGTCGACGCACGCAACCTGCAGGACCGGCGCTGGATCGCCAGCACCAACGTGGTCGCCGATGCCGGCGGCCGCGACGCGGCCAACTTCCTGCCGGGCGAGGGCCGCTCGGTATACGTCGGCTTCGAGTGGCGCCGGCCGTGA
- a CDS encoding S8 family serine peptidase has product MLKPLRSAITLALLTAFGTPATAASYKFLLSDHDVAAGAAGLVKLHDYGSFALYASPTPVLELAGRSWQADPGFDRLAFSAQPFDTQRETLAPPAPFALDAPDGAGLQVVQFVGPVREEWLAELSAQGIVPVHYVASHGYVVWVDAAARARLAGLRGTQPWLQYAAPLYAFLKVDPLLQQRLDRGEAADQAEVDVIVQIYRHGGDAATRVFVEGLARLAPAQQGPLGSGVATLAWEPVLAYENLALRVRVADIPLIAQQPDVTFVGEQLSMQPMDEKQNLILTGDLFPAPGAPRYLDRLRDWGFSENPLDYPIVDITDSPLQEGGSGPTVLATADRKFYVEGDTANASRVAYFTNCTSTAAAASGDITGHGTLNAGIAVGYDTRAGAPFQDGDGWQRGLGVNPFARVGSTAIFGPGFDTSACGGGPAGLVQANGRSGARISNNSWGSNPPPATYEAVQQLYDAGVRDANNSVAGSQPMIYVMAAGNLGTGGASTVSSPAAAKNVIAVGASESVRPQWTDGCGHGPASADNPNDVAIFSSRGPTRDGRAKPEAIAPGTHVQAGASLYSGYDGRGVCDTYYPSGQTEFAASSGTSHSAPAVAGIASLAYWWMAQGGAGSAAGSVDRVDAPAHPPSPAAMKAWLMAHPIYLTGVSANDALPSPTQGYGMPDMGQMFDTVTKVVVDQTAVFTATGQSASYRWAVLDPSRPVRIALAYTDAPGLLGTSPQVNDLDLAVSAGARSWLGNVFAGGWSQEGGAADALNNYEAVFLPAGTAADVQITVTARNIAGDALNGGGLSQDFALVCYNCVRAPGFTIEAGSPTAYACAGQPVATPIHVGQIAGFPDPVALSAASSLPGATFAFDPNPAVPGTDATLHLGAPAAAVAGAQTLSITGQAGSATKTLDLALTVFDGLPAVAASPLPADGAGSIGTLPTFSWAASADAYGYLVQVATDAGFTRVVAQTRTTATTWTLTPAEALDSNRRYWWRVVTLNACGASAPLAPQDSLFRDGFEIAAALPDTQAFVTAALPSDCPLDQVPTVLWADGMENGAAGWTHGALAGSDGWQLGSAALHGAFAWQVAAPAAGTANDQWLATAPIALPANLARPSLRFWHRQSLKASSSGANCQDAGLLEVSADGGQTWSPLTTLEATPYDGPVSGAFQNPLSGRPGWCGDPRGYVRSVAALDAYAGRTVQVRFRLGHDRFEHRLGVNWAIDAVTVQACPLP; this is encoded by the coding sequence ATGCTCAAGCCACTCCGGTCCGCCATCACGCTGGCGCTGCTGACCGCCTTCGGCACGCCGGCCACGGCGGCTTCGTACAAGTTCCTGCTGTCCGACCATGACGTGGCGGCCGGCGCCGCCGGGCTGGTGAAGCTGCACGACTACGGCAGCTTCGCCCTGTATGCCTCGCCCACGCCGGTACTCGAACTGGCCGGTCGCAGCTGGCAGGCCGATCCGGGCTTCGACCGGCTGGCCTTCAGCGCGCAGCCGTTCGACACCCAGCGCGAGACGCTGGCGCCGCCGGCACCGTTCGCACTCGACGCGCCGGACGGCGCCGGGCTGCAGGTGGTGCAGTTCGTCGGGCCGGTGCGCGAGGAATGGCTGGCCGAGCTGTCCGCGCAGGGCATCGTGCCGGTGCACTACGTCGCCAGTCATGGCTATGTGGTCTGGGTGGACGCGGCCGCGCGCGCGCGGCTGGCCGGGCTGCGTGGCACGCAACCGTGGCTGCAGTACGCCGCGCCGCTGTATGCCTTCCTCAAGGTGGATCCGCTGCTGCAGCAGCGCCTGGATCGCGGCGAGGCGGCCGATCAGGCTGAAGTCGACGTGATCGTGCAGATCTACCGGCACGGCGGTGATGCCGCCACGCGCGTCTTCGTCGAAGGGCTCGCCCGGCTCGCGCCGGCGCAGCAGGGACCGCTCGGCAGCGGCGTCGCGACGCTCGCCTGGGAGCCGGTGCTGGCGTACGAGAATCTCGCGCTGCGCGTGCGCGTGGCGGACATCCCGCTGATCGCACAGCAGCCCGACGTCACCTTCGTCGGCGAGCAGTTGTCGATGCAGCCGATGGACGAGAAGCAGAACCTGATCCTGACCGGCGACCTGTTTCCGGCGCCGGGCGCGCCGCGCTATCTGGATCGCCTGCGCGACTGGGGCTTCAGCGAGAACCCGCTCGACTACCCGATCGTCGACATCACCGACAGCCCGCTGCAGGAAGGCGGCAGCGGCCCCACCGTCCTCGCCACCGCCGACCGCAAGTTCTACGTCGAGGGCGACACCGCCAATGCCTCGCGCGTGGCCTATTTCACCAACTGCACGTCCACGGCCGCAGCGGCGTCCGGTGACATCACCGGCCACGGCACGCTCAATGCCGGCATCGCCGTCGGCTACGACACGCGCGCCGGCGCACCGTTCCAGGACGGCGACGGCTGGCAGCGCGGCCTGGGCGTCAACCCGTTCGCGCGCGTGGGCTCCACCGCGATCTTCGGGCCCGGCTTCGACACCAGCGCCTGCGGCGGCGGCCCGGCTGGCCTGGTCCAGGCCAATGGCCGCTCCGGCGCGCGCATCAGCAACAACTCCTGGGGCAGCAATCCGCCGCCGGCCACCTACGAGGCCGTGCAGCAGCTCTACGACGCCGGCGTGCGCGATGCCAACAACAGCGTGGCCGGCAGCCAGCCGATGATCTACGTGATGGCCGCCGGCAACCTCGGCACCGGCGGCGCGTCCACGGTCAGTTCGCCGGCCGCGGCCAAGAACGTCATCGCGGTCGGCGCATCCGAGAGCGTGCGGCCGCAATGGACCGACGGCTGCGGGCATGGGCCGGCCAGCGCCGACAATCCCAACGACGTGGCCATATTCTCCAGCCGCGGCCCGACCCGCGACGGCCGCGCGAAGCCCGAAGCGATCGCACCGGGCACGCATGTCCAGGCCGGCGCCTCGCTGTATTCCGGGTACGACGGCCGCGGCGTCTGCGATACCTACTATCCGAGCGGCCAGACCGAGTTCGCCGCGTCCTCCGGCACCAGCCATTCGGCGCCGGCGGTGGCCGGCATCGCCTCGCTGGCGTACTGGTGGATGGCACAGGGCGGCGCCGGCAGTGCGGCCGGCAGCGTGGATCGCGTGGACGCGCCGGCTCATCCGCCGAGTCCGGCCGCGATGAAGGCCTGGCTGATGGCCCACCCGATCTACCTTACCGGCGTCAGCGCGAACGACGCGCTGCCCAGCCCGACCCAGGGCTACGGCATGCCCGACATGGGCCAGATGTTCGATACCGTGACCAAGGTGGTGGTCGACCAGACCGCGGTCTTCACCGCCACCGGCCAGAGCGCCAGCTATCGCTGGGCGGTGCTCGATCCGTCGCGCCCGGTCCGCATCGCGCTGGCGTACACCGACGCGCCCGGCCTGCTCGGTACCAGCCCGCAGGTCAACGACCTGGACCTGGCCGTGAGCGCCGGCGCACGCAGCTGGCTCGGCAATGTCTTCGCCGGCGGTTGGAGCCAGGAAGGCGGCGCCGCCGACGCGCTCAACAACTACGAGGCCGTGTTCCTGCCGGCCGGTACCGCCGCGGACGTCCAGATCACCGTGACCGCCCGCAACATCGCCGGCGATGCGCTCAACGGCGGCGGCCTCAGCCAGGACTTCGCCCTGGTCTGCTACAACTGCGTGCGCGCGCCCGGCTTCACGATCGAGGCCGGATCGCCGACCGCCTACGCCTGTGCCGGCCAGCCGGTGGCCACGCCGATCCACGTCGGCCAGATCGCCGGCTTCCCCGATCCGGTGGCATTGAGCGCCGCCAGTTCGCTGCCCGGCGCCACGTTCGCGTTCGATCCCAACCCGGCCGTTCCCGGTACCGATGCGACCTTGCACCTGGGTGCGCCGGCCGCTGCCGTCGCCGGGGCGCAGACGCTGTCGATCACCGGCCAGGCCGGCAGCGCCACCAAGACGCTGGACCTTGCGCTGACGGTGTTCGACGGCCTCCCGGCCGTCGCTGCGTCGCCGCTGCCGGCCGACGGTGCCGGCAGCATCGGCACGCTGCCGACCTTCAGCTGGGCTGCTTCCGCCGATGCCTACGGCTACCTGGTGCAGGTGGCGACCGATGCCGGGTTCACCCGCGTCGTCGCGCAGACACGCACCACCGCCACCACCTGGACGCTGACGCCGGCCGAGGCGCTGGACTCCAACCGCCGCTACTGGTGGCGCGTGGTGACGCTCAATGCCTGCGGTGCCAGTGCGCCGCTGGCGCCGCAGGACAGCCTGTTCCGCGACGGCTTCGAGATCGCGGCCGCGCTGCCCGACACGCAGGCCTTCGTCACCGCGGCACTGCCGTCCGACTGTCCGCTCGACCAAGTGCCGACCGTGCTCTGGGCCGACGGCATGGAGAACGGCGCAGCCGGCTGGACGCACGGTGCGCTGGCCGGCAGCGACGGCTGGCAGCTCGGGTCCGCCGCGCTGCACGGCGCATTCGCCTGGCAGGTCGCGGCGCCCGCGGCCGGCACCGCCAACGACCAGTGGCTGGCGACCGCTCCCATCGCGCTGCCGGCGAACCTCGCCCGTCCCAGCCTGCGGTTCTGGCACCGGCAGTCGCTGAAGGCATCGAGCAGCGGTGCCAACTGCCAGGACGCCGGCCTGCTGGAGGTCTCCGCCGACGGCGGCCAGACCTGGAGTCCGCTCACGACGCTGGAAGCCACGCCCTACGACGGTCCGGTCAGCGGCGCATTCCAGAACCCGCTGTCCGGTCGCCCGGGCTGGTGCGGCGACCCGCGCGGCTATGTGCGCTCGGTGGCGGCCCTGGACGCCTACGCCGGCCGCACGGTGCAGGTGCGCTTCCGCCTGGGGCACGACCGCTTCGAGCACCGGCTCGGCGTCAACTGGGCGATCGACGCGGTGACCGTGCAGGCCTGCCCGCTGCCCTAG
- a CDS encoding PQQ-dependent sugar dehydrogenase, producing the protein MNGRTPPWRWVWAGAVLGAVALAGCALFPPRAALTVDAGTGPAPVLPAPKRTLLPTLDIAPAVGWRDGATPQAAAGLRVAAFARDLAHPRWLYVLPNGDVLVAESNAPPQPADAPSRGLKGWFAGKAMARAGAGVPSADRITLLRDADGDGVPEQRSVFTEGLASPFGMALVGGDFYVANADALVRFAYRDGQTRLDAPSQKVVDLPAGINHHWTKNVIASADGRRLYVTVGSNSNVGENGLAIEEGRAMIWELDRASGRLRAFATGLRNPNGLAWEPATGALWTAVNERDEIGSDLVPDYITAVKDGAFYGWPYSYFGPHVDVRVQPPRPDLVARAIAPDYALGPHTASLGIVFTHGSALPAAWRQGLVVAQHGSWNRKPKSGYKVIYVPFADGRPAGPPVDLLTGFLDAGENAQGRPVGVAIDRHGALLVADDVGNTVWRVSAVP; encoded by the coding sequence GCGCGGTCGCGCTGGCCGGCTGCGCGCTCTTCCCGCCCCGGGCCGCGCTGACGGTGGACGCCGGCACCGGGCCGGCGCCGGTGCTGCCGGCGCCGAAGCGGACGCTGCTGCCGACCCTCGACATCGCGCCGGCCGTCGGCTGGCGCGACGGCGCCACGCCGCAGGCCGCCGCTGGCCTGCGCGTCGCCGCGTTCGCGCGCGACCTGGCGCATCCGCGCTGGCTGTACGTGCTGCCCAACGGCGACGTGCTGGTGGCCGAGTCCAATGCGCCGCCGCAACCGGCGGATGCACCCTCGCGTGGTCTCAAGGGCTGGTTCGCCGGCAAGGCGATGGCCCGCGCCGGTGCCGGCGTGCCGAGTGCCGACCGCATCACCCTGCTGCGCGATGCCGATGGCGACGGCGTGCCCGAGCAGCGCAGCGTGTTCACCGAGGGTCTCGCCTCGCCGTTCGGCATGGCCCTGGTCGGCGGCGACTTCTACGTCGCCAACGCCGATGCGCTGGTGCGCTTTGCGTACCGCGACGGGCAGACCCGTCTCGACGCGCCGTCGCAGAAGGTCGTGGACCTGCCGGCCGGCATCAACCATCACTGGACCAAGAACGTCATCGCCAGTGCCGACGGCCGCCGGCTCTACGTCACGGTCGGCTCCAACAGCAACGTCGGCGAGAACGGCCTGGCCATCGAGGAAGGCCGGGCGATGATCTGGGAACTGGACCGCGCCAGCGGCCGCCTGCGCGCCTTCGCCACCGGCCTGCGCAATCCCAACGGCCTGGCCTGGGAGCCGGCGACCGGCGCGCTGTGGACCGCCGTCAACGAGCGCGACGAGATCGGCAGCGACCTGGTCCCGGACTACATCACCGCCGTGAAGGACGGCGCCTTCTACGGCTGGCCGTACAGCTATTTCGGCCCGCACGTGGACGTGCGCGTGCAGCCGCCGCGCCCGGACCTGGTCGCCCGCGCGATCGCGCCCGACTACGCGCTGGGGCCGCATACCGCCTCGCTCGGCATCGTCTTCACGCACGGCAGCGCCCTGCCGGCCGCATGGCGGCAAGGCCTGGTGGTGGCCCAGCACGGTTCGTGGAACCGCAAGCCCAAGAGCGGCTACAAGGTGATCTACGTGCCGTTCGCCGACGGCCGGCCGGCCGGTCCGCCGGTGGACCTGCTGACCGGCTTCCTCGATGCCGGCGAGAACGCGCAGGGGCGGCCGGTCGGCGTGGCGATCGACCGCCACGGCGCGCTGCTGGTGGCGGACGACGTCGGCAACACGGTCTGGCGCGTCAGCGCCGTGCCGTAG